GCCCGCTTCCGGCGGATGCGGGGGTTCCAGGTCCTCCACCCGATCGGCTGGGACGCCTTCGGGCTTCCCGCGGAGAACGCCGCGCACCGCCACGGGACCCACCCGGCCGCCTGGACCCGGGAGAATATCCGGGTCATGCGGGAGCAGCTCAAGGAGCTGGGGATCTCCTACGACTGGGACCGGGAGTTCTCCACCTGCTCCCCGGGGTATTACCGGTGGGAGCAGCTCTTCTTCCTGTGGATGCTGGAGGACGGGCTCGCCTACCGGAAGCGGGCCCGGCTGAACTGGTGCGACGAATGCCAGACCGTTCTGGCGAACGAGCAGGTGAACCGGGACGGGACCTGCTTCATCCACGACCAGACGCCGGTGACCCAGCGGGAGCTCGAACAGTGGTTCCTCCGGATCACGCAGTACGCCGAGGAGCTTCTCTCTGGGCACGAGGAGCTTCGCGGGGGGTGGCCGGACAACATCCTGGAGATGCAGCGGAACTGGATCGGGAAGAGCGAGGGGGCGGAGCTCTCCTTTCCCCTGGCGGACGGCGGCGGAGCGATCACCGTGTTCACGACCCGTCCCGACACGATCTACGGGGCCACCTTCATGAGCATGGCCCCGGAGCATCCGCTCGTGCTCGAGTTCGCCCGGAAGGCGGGGCGCGAGGCGCAGGTCCGGGAGTTCGTCGAGCGGGTCTCCCGGCAGGACCTCGCCTCCCGGTCGAGCGAGGAGATGGAGAAGGAGGGGATCTTCACCGGCGGCTACTGCCTCAACCCGGCGTCGGGGGAAAGGATCCCGGTCTACACCGCGAACTTCGTGCTCTACGAGTACGGGACGGGGGCGGTGATGGCGGTCCCGGCGCACGACCAGCGGGATTTCGAATTCGCCCGCAAGTACGGGCTTCCGGTCAGGGTGGTCATCCGGCCGGAGGGGGAGGATCTTTCCCCGGAAACGATGACGGCCGCCTACGAGGGACCCGGGGTCATGGTGGAGTCGGGCCCCTTCACCGGGACGCCGAACGAGGAAGGCAAGCGGAAGGTGATCGCCCTCTTCGAGGAGCGGGGGATCGGGAAGGGGAGGGTGCAGTACCGCCTGCGCGACTGGGGGATCAGCCGCCAGCGCTACTGGGGCTGCCCCATCCCGGTCATCCACTGCGAGGCCTGCGGCCTGGTCCCGGTGCCGGAAAAGGATCTGCCGGTGGTCCTGCCGGAGGATCTCCCCTATTCCCGGGAGAAGGGAAATCCGCTGGCGCTGGCCGAGGAGTGGGTCCGGGTTCCCTGCCCCGCCTGCGGGAAGAAGGCGCGCAGGGAGACCGACACCTTCGACACCTTCTTCGAGTCGAGCTGGTACTTCCTCCGGTTCATCGACCCGGGGAACGAGCGGGAGCCGCTCGACCCGGAGAAGATGCGGCGCTTCATGCCGGTCGACCAGTATGTGGGCGGGGTGGAGCATGCCTGCATGCACCTGATCTACGCCCGCTTCTTCCACAAGTACCTTCGGGATCGGGGGCTGGCTCCGGGGAACGAGCCGTTCGCCCGGCTCCTTTCGCAGGGGATGGTCTGCATGCAGACGATGGAGTGCCCGAAGCACGGGTGGCGCTACCCGGAGGAGGTCGACGGGGAGTGGCGCTGCCGGCAGTGCGGCGAGCCGGTCGATATGGGGCGCTCGATGAAGATGTCCAAGTCGAAGCGCAACGTGGTCGAGCCCTCCACCCTCGTGGCGAAGTACGGGGCGGACACCGCGCGGCTCTTTTCCCTGTTCGCCTCCCCGCCGGAGAAGGATCTGGACTGGAGCGAGGCCGGGGTGGAGGGAGCCTACCGGTTCCTGGGGCGGGTATACCGCCTGGTCGCGCAGCGAAAGGATGCGCTCCGGGCTGCAGGTGCCGCCTGGAACGAGACCGACGCGGTCCGGGAAATCCGCCGCGTGACCCACGGGACGCTCCGGAAAGTGACCAGGGACGTCGAGGACCGGTTCCACTTCAACACCGCGATCTCCTCGATCATGGAGATGGTGAATTTCCTCTATCTGGTGGAGGACGCCGCCTGGACCTCCCCGGAGACGGCGCCCCCCCTCCGGGAAGCGGTGCGGATCCTGATCGTGATGCTCTCCCCGTTCGCCCCGCACCTCAGCGAGGAGCTCTGGGAGACGACGGGGAACGAGGGGCTTGCCTGCCGGCAGGAATGGCCCGCGCTGGACCGTGAGGCGGCGCTCGCCGAGGAGATCCTCGTGGTCGTCCAGGTGAACGGGAAGCTGCGCTCCCGGATCACCGTGGACGCCGGCGCCGGGGAGGAGGAGATCCGGGCGCTGGCGATGTCGGACCCGAAGGTTCAGGAGTTCACCCGGGACGGAACCATCCGCAAGGTGGTCTACGTGCCGGGGAAGCTCGTGAACATCGTCCTGTGACGCCATGAGGCGGGCGCTCCCTCTGTTCCTCTTCCTGCTCTTCCTCCTTCCGTCCTCCTGCGGGTACCGCCTCCGGGGCGATCCGGACTCACGGTTTTCCTCCTCCGAAGTTCGGGTGGACCTCCGTCCCTTCGCGAACGCCTCCCTCTTCCCGGATGCGGGGGCCTTTCTCGCGGGACGCCTGCGGGAGGAGATGCGGCGGGGAGGGTTCCGCGGGATCTTCGACAGGCGAAACGCCGATTTCCTCGTCGAGGGGACGATCCGGGATGTGCGGGAGGATGTCTCCTCGCACGGGGCGGACCGGTTTTCCCTGGAGCACCGGATGACCCTCCTGGTCGATATCCGGGTTGTGGAGGGGGTCCGCGGCCGCGTTCTCTGGAAAGAGGAGGGGCTTTCGGAGAGCGCTTCCTATTTCTCCGGCACCGATTTCCAGTACACGGAGGCGAACCGTAGAATGGCGTTCGAGGAGATCTGCCGGAGGATGGCGAGGCGGATCGGGCAGACGCTGCAGGTGCTCCTGTGAAGGTGCCCGCCTTTTTCCGGGGGTGGATTTCGGGAAAGCCGACCCCGGCCTTCCTGCTCGGTGGGGAGGGAACCGGCCTGGCGGAGATGGTCGCGGAGCTCTGGCTCGCCCGCCTGGCCGGGGAAGGGGAGACGGCGGAGCTGCTTCGCCCGAGCGCGCCCGACATGGAGCGGGAATCGCCCGTCCCGGGCTGGAGGACCCCATCGTTCTTCTTCCGCTTCCGGGTGGTCCTCCTCCCCGACTTCGCGGAGGTCAAGAAAGGGCCCCGGGCGGAGATCCTCTCCTATCTGGGGACTCCCGATCCGGACGTCCTGCTGGTGATCCCCTGTTCGGACCGCAATATGATGCGGGGGATTTCGGCCGTTCCGGGGGTTCGCGCGGCCTCGCTCCGGGAGGATCAGGCCGACGGGATCCTGGCGGAGTATGTTTCCGGCCTGGCGGTCGAGGCCGGGAAGGAAATGGCGGAGGAGGTCGCTCTCTTCCTCGTGCGCTGGACGGGAGGCGATTATCCGCGTCTCAGGGCGGAAACGGCAAAGGTTCTCGCGTTCGCGGCCGACCGGAAGGAGATCGGGGAGGAGGAGATCCGGCAGGTCTGCGTGTCCGGCGGGTCGGTCGACCCGTTCCGCATGGCGGACGACCTGATCTCCCGGAACCGGGAGGCCTGCATCGGGCAGTTCCGGCGGTTCGCCGCCTCGGCCGAGTCGTCCGACTACCACGCCCTGGTGGGAGCGATCGCCTGGACGGTGAGAAAACGGGCCGCGGGACAGGGGTACCGGCGGGGGGGGCGATCCGGGGCGGTATCCCGTGAGCGGGCGGGAGAGGTGCTTTCCGCCCTTTCCAGGATCGATGCGGGATTGAAGGGGGGTAGCGGTCTTTCCCCGGAACAGCTGTTCGAGATCCGGATGCTTGGGCTTCTGCTGTGAGGAGGGAAGCGGGGCTACCCGGCCGAAGCCGTGGACGCCTTGTGGACCGCCCTGGAGAGCCGGGCCACCTTGCGCGCGACCGTTTTCCGGTGCAGGACCCCCTTGGAGCCGGCACGCCCGATGAGGGAGGCGGCCCTGGAGAGGATTTCTCCCGCCTTGTCCAGGTTCTTTTCCTCGATCGCGGAGCGGACTTCCTTGACGGCGGTCTTGACCGTGGAACGGATATGCCGGTTCCTGGCTCGTTTCTTCAGGCTCTGCTTCTGCCGCTTGATGCCCGATTTCAGTCTGGCCAACGGGATCCTCCTCGGGGTGTCGCCGATTTTCCGGCAAAGGAGAAATTTACTATGAGAGGGTTATCCATGTCAAAGAAAAAGAGTTCCGTAAGGGTGGTGAACGGTGGAGCCGGTCTGCCACTTTCTTCGGGAGGGGGGCGCGTTTCCCGATCCCGCCCCGTGGAGCTTCCGTTCGGAGTCGCCTGCGCGGTGATGGCGGAGGGGCTTCTCTGCTCCATCGAGTGGGAGTCCTCGCCTGAAGCGCTGGAGGAAGCACTCGCAACGAAGTACCCGGAAGCGGCGATGACGCGGCGGGGGGACGGGGTGCCGGGGGATCTCCTCCTGGCGTACGGGAAGGGGAGGGTCATCCGGAGGGAGGAGATCGCCGCCATCCGGTTCGACTGGAGCCGGGTGAGCCCCTTTTCCCGGGAAGTCCTGAAGGAGCTGGCGAAGGTTCCCTACGGGAAATCGATCACGTACGGGAAGCTGGCGGAACGTTGCGGGAGACCGGGCGCCGGACGGGCCGTGGGGAACGTCCTCTCCCGGAACCGGTGGCCGCTTCTCCTGCCCTGCCACCGGGTGCTCGCGGCGGGACAGAGGATCGGGGGATTCGCAAAGGGGACCGCGGTCAAGGAAGCGCTGATCCGGTTCGAAAGGAACTCGGTGGCGGGCGAAAAGAGTGCCCAATAAAAAGGCAAACTGTATAACCCGCAATTCCTGCGCAGCGCGGAGAGGACATCCACAGGGATTTCCCCAGCCAGTCCACAGCCGGTGTGGAGAACGGGGGAGATGTCAGCGGGAGATCCGTTTCGCTTTTTCCCAGAGCCTGTCCAGCGTCTCCATATCGGCGTTCTCGATGGAAACGCCTGATTCCGCGGCGATTATTTCCATAGCCCGGAACCGCTTCTCGAAGCGGCGGGTCGCCCCGGACATCGCGATCTCCGGGTGGATCCGGAGGAAACGGGCGAGATTTACCAGGGCGAAGAGGAGATCCCCGAATTCGTGCTCGATCTCGTCCGGATCGCCCCGCTCGATGGCGGTTTTCAGCTCCTCCGTCTCTTCGTCCACCTTGGCGAGCACCTGGCCGCTGTTCTCCCAGTCGAACCCCGCCCGCGCCGCTTTCTTCGTGATCTTCGCCGCCCGGAGAAGGGAGGGGAAGGTGCGCGGGACGCCTCCGATGATCGAGGCTGGATTCCTGTTCTCCATCGTCTTCTTGATATGGTCCCACTGGAGGGAAACCGCTTCGGGAGTCGCGGCGGTCGCGTTCGAGAAGACGTGGGGATGCCTCCGGATCATTTTCCCGGAGATGGAACGGATCACGTCCGAAATGTCGAATTCCCCCCGTTCCCGGGAGATCTGGGCGTGGAAGAGGACCTGGAGCAGCAGGTCGCCCAGCTCCTCGCAGAGCGAGTCGGGATTCTTCCGGGAAATGGCATCCAGGACCTCGTACGCCTCCTCCAGGAGGTACTGGCGGAGGGTGGCATGGGTCTGGGCCCTGTCCCACTCGCATCCGCCCTCGGAGCGGAGCCGCTCCATGATCCCGACAAGCTTGCGGAATTCGTCCATATCGGCTTTTCCTCCGGGTAATGGTATCATATCTCTTTTATGAGGAAGGAAAATCCCATCGGTCTCCGCCTCCTTGTCCTCACGATCGTTCTGACGCTCCCCGTATGCATCGGATCCCTGTTCCCGGAGCCTTGCGAGGCGGGAGGCCCCTTCGCTTCGTATGCGGAATCCGTCCGTGCCCGGGCGGAGAAGGTGGTGGCCGCCGCGGGGCCGGGGAAAGAGGAGGAGCTCGGGAAGCAGGTGCGGCTTCTCCGCAAGGAGATGCACGCCTACGGGATACTCTCCCTGAACTCCGTCGCGGACCTGGTCTACGAGAAGGCGGTCGGGGAAGGGTGGAAACGCGACGGGGCGCCGTTTCTGCGGGCGGTGGCCGATGTCGCGCCTCTCTCCGTCCCGATGTGGGCCTGGCTGGTGAAGGAGGACCTGCTCGGCGGCCGCATGCAGGACCTGGTGCGGGATTTCGACGGCATGGTGGGAGCGGTGCGCCGGTTCGGACCCGCGCTGCTCGGGTACGCATCCTGGCTGATCTCCTTCCTGGCCGCCGCGGTCTGCTGGTTCGCGGTCTGGGCCTCGATCGCACTCTTTCTCCGTGCCCGTCCCTCGCTCGAATCCGACATCGGCCGTTTTTTCCGGTTTCCGGGCGGGGGCTACCTGTCCGTCCTGGCGGCGGCGGCGCTCTTTCTCCTCCCCCTCTTCGCCGGGTTCGGGCTGGCGATCGCCGCCTGCATCTGGCTGGCCCTTTCCGCCGCCTACCTGCGCCGGGCGGAGATCCTGATGATGACCAGCGTGATTCTATTGCTGGCGGCCCTGCTGGCCGGGGGGAGCGTCCTGCATTCCCTGAAGCGGTTGACGGGAGAGGTGCAGCGGGGAGGATGGCTGGGAACGGAAGGCTATTTCCCGGAGGAGTGGCCGGACGCCTCCTATCTTCCGATGAAAGGGGAGGAGCGGGCGCCGATCTCGAGGCTGGTCCGCTTTTCCAGGGGGAGAGCCGCCATGATGGCGGGAAAGGCCGCGGAGGCGGAGAAGATCTGGACGGAGCTGGTTTCCGGGGGAGGATCCCCGGCGGGGGTCCTGAACAACCGGGGGATCGCGCGCGCGCAGCAGGGGAGACTGGAAGAGGCGCTGGCCGATTTCGAGGAGGCGCTCCGGAAGGCGCCGGGAGACGGGGCCACGTTATGGAACGCCTATCAGGCCTACCTGCGGCTGTTCAACCTGGAGAGGTCGAGGGCCCTGCAGCCGGAGGCCTGGGAGAAGGTCCAGGCGATGGCCCCCTACAATCTCCGTCCCGCCGAGATGGAGCAGGGGGAGTGGATCGCGTCGCCCCTGAACGTAGGGGACATCTGGAAGTCCTTTTTCGCCCTCCGGGGAGACTGGATCCGGGAGGCCGGGGAAAGCGACATCTTCCGCCTCTATTTCCGGCCGCTCTCCGCAACCGTCTCCCTGGTGTTCCTCGCCCTGGTCTGGCTGATCGCGGGGGCCTGGAAAGTGCTGTCGATGAAGGTCTGGGTGAACCGGACCTGCCGCGGGTGCGGCGTGCGCACCCTCATCGTCGGAAGCCGGGAGGCCCATGAATTCTGCAACCAGTGCCGGTCCCGCATCGCGGGAGCGTCCAACGACACCGGGGAACCGGACCGGAGGGGACAGGGGATCGCGATGCACACCGCCTACGTGCGCGCGTGCTCCGTGCTTGTCCCGGGTTCCGGATGGCTCTGGTCCGGGAAGGAGATCCGGACGATGGTCTACGGGATCCTGCTTTCCCTGTCGCTGGGGCTTCTTTCCTCCTCGATCGGCGCGCTGGATGGCGGGACGATCGTGGCCGACCTCGAGAGAACGGTCACCTTCCTGGCGATCGGCCTCGCGGCGGTCTTATGGCTCGCGGGATCGGTCGCCGGGCTCCGTTCCTTCCGGAAGATGCAGCGGGAGCTTGGGATCCTGCCGGCGGGGAGGTAGCGCGTGAAGGGAAAGATTACCGACTTCGGCATCCCGGAGATCTTCCAGCTGGTGGCGACCCAGGGGAAGTCGGGCGCCCTGACGATCCAGGGGGACGAACGCAAGACGGTGTTCCTCTTCACCGACGGGATGATCGTCGACGTGCAGCCGGACCGGCGGCAGGCGCGGGCGGACCTTTTGGGGAACATGATGGTCGACGCGGGATACCTGACGGAGGAGGAACTTCGCCGCCTTCTCGCAATGCAGGAGAAGGAGGGGAAGAAGCTCGGGGAGCTTCTCGTCGAACAGGGAAAGATCACGCGGGAGATTCTCTCAAGGTACCTCTATCTCCAGGTGAAGGAGAGCCTGTACCACGCCCTCATGATCAAGGAGGGGGAGTACCAGTTCGAGCTCTTCGCCGTCCGGCCTCCCTCCTGGATGTCTACCCCGATGCGGGCGGATGTCCTCATGATGGAAGGGGTCCAGTTTCTCGACGAGTATCCGAGGATCCGTGCGAGGTTTCCGTCCGGAAAATTTCTCGTCTTCCCGAAGAAGGGGATCCGGATCGATTCCAAGGTTCTGCCGTCGGAGGAGAGGGCGGTCTGGAAGGCGGTGGAGTACTCCAGCGACCCGTACAAGATGTTCCGGAAAGCGTGTCTCACCTGGTTCGAGGGGATCAAGGCCCTCTGGGCCCTGACCGACCGCGGGCTGGTGGAGGTCGTCGCCGAGGCCGAGGAACGGGAGGATCCCTGGAGGGCCGCGCGGGCGGACCTCAAGCATCGGCGGCGGGTGGCATGGGTCCGCGCCGCGGTGTGGGCGGTCGCGGCCATGGTCGCGGGTCTGTGGGCGTACATGGTCCTCCTCTCCCCGCGGGCGATCGGGGCCTTCGGCGGATGGGCCGGGTTTTTCTAACGGATCGGAGGAACGGGTGAGGCAGGCAGAACGGCGGGAGGAGACGCTCCGTTTCGACGATTCCGCCCTGCTCGCGGATCTGTTCGGCACCCACGACGATCATCTGAGGATCGTGGAGGGGCATCTGGGCGTCTCCTGCAACCCGAAGGGGAACCAGGTCGACCTGTCCGGGGACCCGCTCCAGGTAGAGCTCGCCTCGAAGGTCCTCTCCGGCCTCTACCACGTCCTCCGGAGGGGGATCCCGGTGACGTCGAACGACGTCGCGGCGGCCCTGCGGATCGTCTGCGCCGACCGCAACGCGGAGGTGTCGGACGTCTTCCAGGACGTGGTGTTCCGTTCGTCTCGCAACAAGATCATCACCCCCAAGAGCGTCGCGCAGAAGCGGTATCTCGACGCCATCCGGGAACGGGACATCGTGTTCGGCGTCGGCCCCGCGGGAACGGGGAAGACGTTTCTCGCCATGGCGATGGCGGTATCCTATCTCATGAAGAAGGAGGTCCGGCGGATCGTGCTCGCCCGCCCCGCCGTGGAGGCGGGGGAGAAGCTCGGGTTCCTTCCGGGGGACATGGCGGAAAAGGTGAACCCCTACCTCCGTCCGCTGCACGACGCCCTCTATGCGATGCTCGAGTACGAGCAGGCGGGGAAGCTGATGGAGCGGGGCGTCATCGAGGTCGCCCCGCTGGCGTTCATGCGGGGTCGGACGCTGAACGACTCCTTCGTCATCCTGGACGAGGCGCAGAACACGACCACCGAGCAGATGAAGATGTTCCTGACCCGGATCGGGTTCGGCTCCAAGGCGGTGATCACGGGGGACATCACGCAGACCGACCTGCCGTCGGGAAAGGTATCCGGCCTGAACGAAGCGCTCTCGATCCTGGATGGGGTGGAGGGGATCCGCTTCTGCCGGTTCACCGAGATCGACGTCGTCCGCCATCCGATCGTGCAGGAGATCATCCGGGCCTATGAGCGGCATGAGAAGCGGCCCTCCTCCTGAGCGGCCGGGGAAGCGGCGCGGGATCAGCCTCCAGCAACGACTGCGGCCGGCTCCGTTCCGTGGGAGGATCCTCAGGAGACTCGTCCGCAATGCGCTCGATCTTCTCGATGCGGCCGGCGCGGATCTCCGCATCCTCGTCGTCGGAGATGCCGAAATGGCGCGGGCGAACCTGCGGTTCCTCGGCCACGAGGGAACGACGACCGTCCTTACCTTTCCCGAGGAAGCCCCGGGGCAGGCCGAAGCCGGAAGGATCACCGGAGATATCCTGGTGTCGGCCGATGCCTGCCTCTCCCGGACGGAAGGGTGGCCGGAATCGCCCGAGGAGAGAGTCTTTTTCTTCATCGTCCATGGGATCCTCCACCTGCTCGGGCAGGATCACCTGGCAGGACGCGGGGAGGCGGTCCGGATGCGCAGGATGGAGCTCCGGGTATACCGGAAGGTCCTCGCGAAAGAGCCCGGGCGGGGATGAAGCCCGGGAAGCGGAAGAAGAAGTCCGGGGGAGCGGACGCTCCCGGGCCGGGCGCGGGGAAGCGGATCGCGCTTTCCCTCCTCTTTGCGGGTTCCTATGCGCTCGGGATGCCGGGGTACGACGTCCCCGCGCTTCCCTTCGTCTGCCTGGTGCCGCTTCTCTTCCTGGCGGACGCTTGCTCCGGCGCGAGGCAGGCCGCTCGATGGGGGTTGCTCGCCGGGACCCTGGCCAATCTCCTCCTGTTCTACTGGATCGCCTACACGGTGGCGGTGCCCGGGAATCTCGGGTGGGCGCTCGGGGGAATCGCCGCCCTCCTGGTGTCGGCCTACGTGGGGGCCTACGTCTCCATGGCCGCCGCGATCGCCTTCCGCCTCCGGGACTCGTTCGGGGAAGCGGGACTGCTCGCCTTTCCGGCGGCCTGGGTCGGCGTCGAATATGCCCGGTCGGTCCTGTTCACCGGATTTCCCTGGGTGCTGTTCGGCTATTCCCTTACCGAAAGTCTCCTGCTGCGCCAGGCCGCCGACCTGGCGGGAATGGCGGGAATCGGGTTCCTCCTGGCGTCGGTCAATCTCCTTTTCTTCATCGCCTGCATGCGGCTGGCACGGGGAGCGCGCGTGCGGGCCCTCCTTCCCGCCGCGGGAGCGGCGGTCCTGGTCGGTTTCCTGTTCCTCTACGGAGCCTGGAAGGTTCGCGGGCAGGAGGGGGCGCCGCGGGGCGCCGGAATCGTCGTGGGAATCGCCCAGGGGGGGATCGACCAGTCGCTCAAGTGGGACCCGGCGCACCAGCGGGGCACGCTCGACATCTACTCCGGCTTGAGCCGGGAGGCGAAAGGGATGGGGGCCGAGGTGATCGTCTGGCCGGAGACGGCCGCTCCCTTCTTCTACGGCTGGGAAACTGCACTGAGCGCCCTGGTGGACAACGTGGCGCTGGAGACCGGGGTTCCGATCCTCTTCGGGGCTCCCTGGTTCGAGCCGTCCGGCGGCGGAAGGTACTACAACAGCGTGTTCCATATCGATCGGGAAGGCGTGGCGAGGGGACGGTACGACAAGCGGCACCTGGTCCCGTTCGGGGAATATATCCCGCTCCGGAGCGTTCTGTTTTTCATGAAGAAACTGACCGTGGGGGAGGAGGATTTCTCCGCCGGTTCGGACCCCTCCCTGTTCGACGTGGGGGGGGCACCGGCAGGGGCTTCGGTCTGCTACGAGGCGGTGTTCCCGGGGATCGTCCGGGACAGCGTGCGCCAG
The nucleotide sequence above comes from Deltaproteobacteria bacterium GWC2_65_14. Encoded proteins:
- a CDS encoding nucleoside triphosphate pyrophosphohydrolase, encoding MDEFRKLVGIMERLRSEGGCEWDRAQTHATLRQYLLEEAYEVLDAISRKNPDSLCEELGDLLLQVLFHAQISRERGEFDISDVIRSISGKMIRRHPHVFSNATAATPEAVSLQWDHIKKTMENRNPASIIGGVPRTFPSLLRAAKITKKAARAGFDWENSGQVLAKVDEETEELKTAIERGDPDEIEHEFGDLLFALVNLARFLRIHPEIAMSGATRRFEKRFRAMEIIAAESGVSIENADMETLDRLWEKAKRISR
- a CDS encoding rRNA maturation RNase YbeY gives rise to the protein MRSGPPPERPGKRRGISLQQRLRPAPFRGRILRRLVRNALDLLDAAGADLRILVVGDAEMARANLRFLGHEGTTTVLTFPEEAPGQAEAGRITGDILVSADACLSRTEGWPESPEERVFFFIVHGILHLLGQDHLAGRGEAVRMRRMELRVYRKVLAKEPGRG
- a CDS encoding 30S ribosomal protein S20; translation: MARLKSGIKRQKQSLKKRARNRHIRSTVKTAVKEVRSAIEEKNLDKAGEILSRAASLIGRAGSKGVLHRKTVARKVARLSRAVHKASTASAG
- a CDS encoding apolipoprotein N-acyltransferase — its product is MKPGKRKKKSGGADAPGPGAGKRIALSLLFAGSYALGMPGYDVPALPFVCLVPLLFLADACSGARQAARWGLLAGTLANLLLFYWIAYTVAVPGNLGWALGGIAALLVSAYVGAYVSMAAAIAFRLRDSFGEAGLLAFPAAWVGVEYARSVLFTGFPWVLFGYSLTESLLLRQAADLAGMAGIGFLLASVNLLFFIACMRLARGARVRALLPAAGAAVLVGFLFLYGAWKVRGQEGAPRGAGIVVGIAQGGIDQSLKWDPAHQRGTLDIYSGLSREAKGMGAEVIVWPETAAPFFYGWETALSALVDNVALETGVPILFGAPWFEPSGGGRYYNSVFHIDREGVARGRYDKRHLVPFGEYIPLRSVLFFMKKLTVGEEDFSAGSDPSLFDVGGAPAGASVCYEAVFPGIVRDSVRQGATWLVNVTNDAWFGDTVAPRQHLAMARMRSVEFRRPMVRAANSGISAIIDRRGEVVARIGNELRGAAAGRIHPGGGETIYAKTGEIFGISCTIMTLFILAAAGLVRRGGRVAGTEERE
- a CDS encoding leucine--tRNA ligase, which gives rise to MKYHPEKIGGKWQKRWEEAGVFRCPDELSAPKFYCLEMFPYPSGRIHMGHVRVYTIGDLIARFRRMRGFQVLHPIGWDAFGLPAENAAHRHGTHPAAWTRENIRVMREQLKELGISYDWDREFSTCSPGYYRWEQLFFLWMLEDGLAYRKRARLNWCDECQTVLANEQVNRDGTCFIHDQTPVTQRELEQWFLRITQYAEELLSGHEELRGGWPDNILEMQRNWIGKSEGAELSFPLADGGGAITVFTTRPDTIYGATFMSMAPEHPLVLEFARKAGREAQVREFVERVSRQDLASRSSEEMEKEGIFTGGYCLNPASGERIPVYTANFVLYEYGTGAVMAVPAHDQRDFEFARKYGLPVRVVIRPEGEDLSPETMTAAYEGPGVMVESGPFTGTPNEEGKRKVIALFEERGIGKGRVQYRLRDWGISRQRYWGCPIPVIHCEACGLVPVPEKDLPVVLPEDLPYSREKGNPLALAEEWVRVPCPACGKKARRETDTFDTFFESSWYFLRFIDPGNEREPLDPEKMRRFMPVDQYVGGVEHACMHLIYARFFHKYLRDRGLAPGNEPFARLLSQGMVCMQTMECPKHGWRYPEEVDGEWRCRQCGEPVDMGRSMKMSKSKRNVVEPSTLVAKYGADTARLFSLFASPPEKDLDWSEAGVEGAYRFLGRVYRLVAQRKDALRAAGAAWNETDAVREIRRVTHGTLRKVTRDVEDRFHFNTAISSIMEMVNFLYLVEDAAWTSPETAPPLREAVRILIVMLSPFAPHLSEELWETTGNEGLACRQEWPALDREAALAEEILVVVQVNGKLRSRITVDAGAGEEEIRALAMSDPKVQEFTRDGTIRKVVYVPGKLVNIVL
- a CDS encoding phosphate starvation-inducible protein PhoH yields the protein MRQAERREETLRFDDSALLADLFGTHDDHLRIVEGHLGVSCNPKGNQVDLSGDPLQVELASKVLSGLYHVLRRGIPVTSNDVAAALRIVCADRNAEVSDVFQDVVFRSSRNKIITPKSVAQKRYLDAIRERDIVFGVGPAGTGKTFLAMAMAVSYLMKKEVRRIVLARPAVEAGEKLGFLPGDMAEKVNPYLRPLHDALYAMLEYEQAGKLMERGVIEVAPLAFMRGRTLNDSFVILDEAQNTTTEQMKMFLTRIGFGSKAVITGDITQTDLPSGKVSGLNEALSILDGVEGIRFCRFTEIDVVRHPIVQEIIRAYERHEKRPSS